One genomic region from Candidatus Manganitrophaceae bacterium encodes:
- a CDS encoding IS6 family transposase, producing MLSFKGYHFEKEIVLLCTRWYLAYPLSYRHIEEMMEERGVDVDHSTINRWVLKFTPFIEKEFRKKKKPVGLSWRMDETYVSVKGKWKYLYRAVDKQGLTVDFILTTKRDRKAALRFLNKAIAFQKKPSHMIRKGQMKQRAGQHQTFAQQFYSLAA from the coding sequence ATGCTGAGTTTCAAAGGATATCATTTTGAGAAAGAAATTGTTTTGTTATGCACCCGGTGGTATCTGGCTTATCCTTTGAGCTATCGCCACATCGAGGAGATGATGGAAGAACGTGGAGTCGATGTGGACCACTCAACGATCAACCGCTGGGTTTTAAAGTTCACTCCTTTCATTGAGAAAGAATTTAGAAAGAAAAAGAAACCTGTTGGCCTAAGTTGGCGAATGGATGAGACCTATGTATCCGTCAAAGGGAAATGGAAGTATTTATACCGAGCAGTCGATAAACAGGGCCTGACGGTTGACTTTATCCTCACTACAAAGCGGGATCGGAAGGCAGCACTGAGGTTTCTTAACAAAGCGATAGCGTTTCAGAAGAAACCCTCTCATATGATTCGCAAAGGTCAGATGAAACAACGGGCCGGGCAACATCAGACCTTCGCCCAACAATTTTACTCATTGGCAGCTTAA